A DNA window from Patescibacteria group bacterium contains the following coding sequences:
- a CDS encoding F0F1 ATP synthase subunit delta, which yields MKIKPQIYAKILIESAKADNLKVIAKNFWHMLQKNKQYKDLGRILEELEIESARSEGKTIAKVYSEKPLDENEILDITQKLSAKNPNTKYVIRNTAKSGTTGIIVKVEDKIIDLSAEGKIIKLREKLNKNTGV from the coding sequence ATGAAGATAAAACCTCAAATTTATGCCAAGATCCTGATCGAATCCGCCAAGGCGGACAATTTGAAGGTGATCGCCAAGAACTTCTGGCACATGTTGCAGAAGAACAAACAATACAAAGATTTGGGCAGGATCTTGGAAGAATTAGAAATCGAATCCGCTCGCTCTGAGGGCAAAACCATCGCCAAGGTTTATTCCGAAAAACCACTTGATGAGAACGAAATCCTTGATATTACCCAAAAATTATCCGCCAAAAACCCTAATACCAAATACGTAATACGTAATACGGCCAAAAGCGGCACCACCGGCATTATTGTCAAAGTCGAAGACAAGATCATCGACCTGTCAGCCGAGGGAAAAATTATCAAATTAAGAGAAAAACTAAATAAAAATACCGGAGTATAA
- the atpF gene encoding F0F1 ATP synthase subunit B → MEALGIDLKLIIAQIINFGLLFFLLSKFAYKPILKMLTDRQEKIQKGLSDADKAAKKLAETEKEATEIRDKAFKEADEILKNAKVAALAETSAIGDKAAEQAERTIKNAKAEADQVKANVMKDAKKEISDVVIIALDKIVGTEFTAEEKKKMTSKAISEL, encoded by the coding sequence ATGGAAGCCCTTGGAATTGACTTAAAACTTATTATCGCTCAGATCATTAACTTTGGTCTACTCTTTTTCTTGCTCTCTAAATTTGCCTACAAACCAATTCTCAAAATGCTGACTGATCGCCAAGAGAAGATTCAGAAGGGCTTGTCCGACGCAGACAAGGCAGCCAAGAAATTGGCAGAGACAGAGAAGGAAGCAACTGAAATCCGAGACAAAGCTTTCAAAGAAGCTGATGAAATCTTGAAGAATGCCAAGGTAGCAGCTCTTGCTGAGACTAGCGCTATTGGAGACAAAGCAGCTGAGCAGGCAGAACGTACGATCAAAAATGCCAAGGCCGAGGCTGATCAAGTCAAAGCCAATGTGATGAAGGACGCCAAGAAGGAAATCTCAGATGTTGTCATCATCGCCCTGGACAAGATTGTCGGTACTGAGTTTACGGCAGAAGAGAAGAAAAAAATGACAAGTAAAGCTATCTCAGAACTTTAA
- the atpE gene encoding ATP synthase F0 subunit C, producing the protein MEAEAVSSLAAAIAIGVGAIGPAIGIGMIGAKAVEAIGRNPEAAGKIQGPMILTAAFAEAVAIYALVIALIVKFV; encoded by the coding sequence ATGGAAGCAGAAGCAGTATCTTCCCTCGCCGCCGCTATCGCGATCGGTGTTGGCGCTATCGGGCCAGCTATCGGTATCGGTATGATCGGTGCCAAGGCCGTTGAAGCTATCGGACGCAATCCAGAAGCCGCAGGCAAAATCCAAGGTCCTATGATCTTGACCGCCGCCTTCGCCGAAGCCGTTGCTATCTACGCTTTGGTTATCGCCCTCATTGTTAAGTTTGTATAA
- the atpB gene encoding F0F1 ATP synthase subunit A → MEISLAAEKIAHLGPIPITNSMFTSWIATLIIIVLAIVATRKMSLIPRGIQNGAEMVVEMLQGLVNSVMGDMNQTKKYFPYLATIFLFIIFNNWLGLLPGVGSIGIHEIVHGKEILVPIFRGGNADLNTTLALALMTMTLVQFFGIFAIGIWKYGGKFINFKEGPIGFFVGILEIIGEFSRIISFSFRLFGNIFAGEVLLAVITWLLPYVGPIPFYGLEIFVGFIQALVFTMLAAVFIKTATEDHSAHEEHESAPAHAA, encoded by the coding sequence ATGGAGATATCGCTAGCTGCAGAAAAAATTGCCCACTTGGGGCCCATACCGATCACCAATTCGATGTTTACTTCATGGATTGCTACTTTGATAATCATCGTTTTGGCCATTGTGGCTACTAGAAAGATGAGCCTGATTCCAAGGGGAATTCAAAATGGCGCCGAGATGGTTGTCGAGATGCTCCAAGGCTTGGTCAACTCTGTGATGGGCGACATGAATCAGACCAAGAAATATTTCCCCTATCTTGCTACGATCTTCCTTTTCATCATTTTCAACAACTGGCTTGGTCTTCTGCCCGGCGTTGGCTCGATCGGCATCCACGAGATAGTCCACGGCAAAGAAATACTTGTTCCGATCTTTCGTGGCGGTAATGCTGATTTGAACACTACCTTGGCTTTGGCTCTCATGACCATGACGCTGGTACAATTCTTCGGCATTTTCGCAATCGGGATTTGGAAGTACGGTGGAAAATTCATCAATTTCAAGGAAGGCCCAATTGGTTTCTTTGTTGGAATCCTTGAGATTATTGGCGAATTTTCCCGCATTATCTCCTTCTCCTTCCGTCTTTTCGGCAATATCTTCGCCGGAGAGGTTCTGCTCGCCGTTATTACCTGGCTTCTTCCTTATGTCGGTCCGATTCCCTTCTACGGTCTTGAGATCTTCGTTGGCTTCATCCAAGCGCTTGTCTTCACCATGCTAGCTGCTGTCTTCATCAAGACTGCGACCGAAGATCACAGTGCACACGAAGAGCACGAAAGCGCACCAGCGCATGCGGCATAA
- a CDS encoding NADH-quinone oxidoreductase subunit C, with the protein MEEKIKNLIGNENLQNFGNINIYEVSISNIMDVCKDLYHGRHLQLKTALAIDNGNGTFKIMYVFGIPKQNVFFVPYIELGDSTDFPSLANEIHEITNYERKIRTFFGLHPVGHIDPKPIILHENWPANQHPLRKNFAWDHRPPQADGTYEFAKIEGEGIYEIPVGPVHAGIIEPGHFRFSVAGEEIVNLEAKLGYVHKGSEKLFEILPLEQKIKLSEKISGDSAFSHSLAFCQAVEAISNTKIPEKAKWLRVIFAELERLSNHFGDIGFMMLDTGFSFGGSNGTRLREMIMQINERITGSRFLRGTNAIGGVTKDISGSQGNDLAKDLEKIKKDFAEIIEIANDTSSLQNRLEKTGTLDPEIAVDHGVVGVAGRALGIEKDARIEYPYAAYAKVPFKIAIEETGDVNARFKIRVKEANASIGIILHALENLTETGDICASGNINLAKDSYSIGIVEGWRGEIVYFIATDSKGGISRVEVRDPSFLNWTVLGYAGKTNIVPDFPLINKSFNLSYSGNDL; encoded by the coding sequence ATGGAAGAAAAAATCAAAAATTTAATAGGCAACGAAAATCTCCAAAATTTTGGCAATATCAACATTTACGAAGTTTCTATATCCAACATCATGGACGTCTGTAAAGATCTTTATCACGGACGGCATCTCCAGCTCAAGACTGCTCTCGCTATCGACAATGGTAACGGAACTTTCAAGATAATGTACGTATTTGGCATCCCAAAACAGAATGTTTTTTTCGTTCCCTATATCGAGCTTGGAGATTCGACCGACTTTCCTTCTCTCGCCAACGAAATCCACGAGATCACGAACTACGAGAGAAAAATTAGAACTTTTTTTGGCTTGCATCCAGTCGGTCACATTGACCCGAAACCAATCATTTTGCACGAAAACTGGCCTGCAAATCAACATCCTCTAAGAAAAAATTTCGCCTGGGACCACCGGCCGCCACAAGCTGATGGCACTTACGAATTTGCCAAAATCGAAGGTGAAGGCATTTATGAAATTCCGGTCGGCCCAGTCCACGCCGGCATTATCGAGCCTGGCCACTTCCGCTTCAGCGTTGCCGGCGAAGAAATTGTTAATCTAGAAGCAAAGCTGGGATATGTTCACAAAGGCTCAGAAAAATTGTTTGAAATATTGCCGCTAGAGCAGAAGATCAAATTATCTGAAAAAATTTCCGGCGATTCTGCCTTCAGTCATTCGCTTGCTTTTTGTCAGGCGGTTGAGGCAATTTCAAATACAAAAATCCCGGAAAAAGCCAAATGGCTTCGAGTAATATTCGCCGAGCTCGAGCGGCTTTCCAATCATTTTGGTGACATCGGTTTCATGATGCTGGACACCGGATTTAGCTTCGGTGGCAGCAACGGCACCAGATTAAGAGAGATGATTATGCAGATCAACGAGAGGATAACAGGCAGTCGCTTCCTCCGAGGCACAAACGCAATCGGCGGCGTCACCAAAGATATCTCAGGCAGCCAAGGAAACGATCTTGCGAAAGACTTGGAAAAAATCAAAAAAGATTTCGCCGAAATTATTGAGATCGCAAACGACACCAGTTCTCTCCAAAACAGGTTAGAAAAAACGGGCACACTCGACCCGGAAATTGCAGTAGACCATGGTGTCGTAGGTGTGGCTGGACGAGCTCTCGGAATCGAAAAAGACGCTAGAATCGAATATCCTTACGCCGCCTATGCCAAGGTTCCCTTCAAAATCGCAATCGAAGAAACTGGCGACGTCAACGCCCGCTTCAAAATCAGAGTCAAGGAGGCCAACGCTTCGATTGGGATTATTCTTCACGCCCTGGAGAATCTCACCGAGACTGGCGATATTTGCGCTTCTGGCAATATTAATTTAGCCAAAGATTCTTACTCTATCGGCATTGTCGAGGGCTGGCGAGGCGAGATCGTTTATTTCATCGCGACCGATAGCAAAGGCGGAATTTCTCGAGTCGAAGTTCGCGACCCTTCTTTTCTTAACTGGACAGTTCTGGGCTATGCCGGGAAAACCAACATCGTTCCTGATTTTCCGCTCATAAACAAGAGCTTTAACCTTTCATATTCCGGGAACGACCTCTAG
- a CDS encoding hydrogenase 4 subunit F: protein MILALIIVIPLLAAALSAVVKKRTRLLETFTVVSSLSVFVLSIAVAREVLTNQSYVLLQYLNVGALGAILLLLISFIGLIASLYSVGYLRAEMKKEIIGFSRVRQYYVLLNIFLATMLCAVSASNPIMTWIAVEATTLSTAFLISFYGKPSSIEAAWKYLIINSVGLLLAFFGTLLFLSASMSIAGDHSLISWNDVLANASSLNPVIAKIAFLFILVGYGTKMGLVPMHTWLPDAHGKAPVPISGLLSGVLLNIAFFAILRFKVVVDKIDPGFAQNLMIYFGLFSILLSALMIYLQSSYKRLLAYSTIEHMGIVSLGIGFGGAGVFAAFLHMIYHSLAKPLLFLASGNIFLKYSSTKIAKIRGVAITLPITGILFVIGILAITGVPPFGIFLTEFSILAAGIKLHPVITVLALFSIALIFIGFLRHTSAMVFSKNEESLAVGESSKWNILPLILLASVLIILSVYLPGPLKTLITRATLVY, encoded by the coding sequence ATGATTTTAGCTTTAATTATTGTAATACCGCTCTTAGCCGCAGCTCTTTCTGCTGTGGTGAAAAAACGAACTCGCCTGTTGGAAACATTTACCGTTGTCTCATCCTTATCCGTCTTCGTTCTTTCGATAGCAGTAGCAAGAGAAGTTCTGACAAACCAGAGCTACGTACTCTTACAATACCTCAACGTTGGCGCGCTCGGCGCGATTCTCCTTCTCCTCATCTCGTTTATCGGTCTGATCGCTTCCCTCTATTCAGTCGGCTATTTACGAGCAGAAATGAAGAAGGAAATAATCGGATTTAGTCGCGTCCGTCAATATTATGTCCTACTCAATATTTTCCTGGCCACAATGCTCTGCGCCGTCTCCGCCTCAAACCCGATTATGACCTGGATCGCCGTCGAGGCGACAACCTTATCAACCGCGTTTTTGATCAGTTTTTACGGCAAACCATCCTCGATCGAGGCAGCCTGGAAATACCTGATTATCAACTCTGTCGGTCTTTTGCTCGCCTTTTTCGGCACGCTCCTCTTCCTCTCAGCCTCCATGTCAATTGCCGGTGACCATTCCCTGATCAGCTGGAACGATGTCCTGGCCAACGCAAGCTCCTTGAATCCAGTTATCGCAAAAATCGCCTTCCTCTTCATCCTAGTCGGATACGGCACCAAAATGGGTCTCGTCCCAATGCATACCTGGCTACCAGATGCCCATGGCAAGGCCCCTGTGCCTATCAGTGGCCTCTTGTCTGGTGTGTTACTGAATATCGCCTTTTTCGCAATTCTAAGATTCAAAGTAGTCGTCGATAAGATCGATCCTGGCTTCGCCCAGAACTTGATGATTTATTTTGGACTCTTTTCAATCTTGCTCTCCGCCCTCATGATCTATCTTCAGAGTAGCTACAAACGGCTTCTGGCCTATTCCACGATCGAGCACATGGGCATTGTCTCACTTGGAATCGGCTTCGGCGGCGCCGGCGTTTTTGCCGCTTTCCTCCATATGATCTATCACTCGCTAGCCAAACCACTTCTCTTCTTGGCTTCAGGCAATATCTTCCTCAAATACAGTTCGACCAAGATAGCCAAAATCCGAGGTGTTGCCATCACCCTGCCAATCACTGGCATACTATTCGTGATCGGTATTCTGGCCATCACTGGGGTTCCACCTTTCGGCATATTTCTAACCGAATTCTCTATTCTTGCAGCAGGGATCAAGCTCCACCCAGTTATCACTGTTTTGGCCCTCTTCTCAATCGCGCTCATTTTCATTGGGTTCCTTCGACACACAAGTGCAATGGTTTTCAGTAAAAATGAAGAGAGCCTCGCTGTGGGCGAATCTAGTAAATGGAACATTTTACCTTTGATTCTCCTCGCTTCTGTCCTGATTATCTTGAGTGTCTACCTGCCTGGCCCATTAAAAACATTAATCACAAGAGCAACACTTGTTTACTAA
- a CDS encoding NADH-quinone oxidoreductase subunit H — protein sequence MTNFLITLFQFMLIPALSPLFVGIIRKIKANLQNRRGASVFQPYQDLAKLFHKDEVVSHDASWIFRFMPFILFAVTLVIALSLPLITTALHNNITGDFLVIIYLFAIGTFFLALAGIDTGSAFGGFGSSREMTISALAEGGLIFSMLTLALLAHSTNLTNIVSSIIHLPITSFMPVVLAFIGFIIVLLAETGRFPFDNPATHLELTMIHEAMILEYSGKRLALIEWAAANKMMIFLALGANLFFPWGIATSLALPALVLALLIFLAKILALAIFIALLESSISKYRFFRLPDLLFTSFIISAIAIGLII from the coding sequence ATGACTAATTTCTTAATCACATTATTCCAATTCATGCTGATTCCAGCCTTGTCGCCGCTCTTCGTCGGAATTATTAGAAAGATTAAAGCCAATTTGCAAAACCGCCGAGGAGCAAGTGTCTTCCAACCTTATCAGGATTTAGCGAAGCTTTTTCACAAAGACGAAGTAGTCAGTCATGACGCCTCCTGGATATTTAGATTTATGCCCTTTATCCTTTTCGCCGTTACTCTAGTGATCGCTCTGAGCCTGCCCTTGATCACTACTGCTCTCCACAACAATATTACCGGCGATTTTCTAGTCATAATCTACCTCTTCGCCATTGGGACTTTCTTCCTCGCTCTAGCCGGAATCGATACCGGAAGCGCCTTCGGCGGCTTCGGCTCAAGCCGTGAGATGACTATATCGGCTTTGGCCGAGGGAGGCTTGATCTTTTCAATGTTGACCCTAGCCCTACTTGCCCATTCGACTAATCTCACGAATATTGTAAGCTCGATAATCCACTTACCAATAACCTCTTTCATGCCAGTTGTTCTCGCCTTCATTGGGTTTATAATCGTACTTCTGGCCGAAACTGGTCGATTTCCATTTGATAATCCCGCCACCCATTTGGAGCTCACAATGATTCACGAAGCAATGATTCTCGAATATTCAGGCAAACGTCTCGCCCTAATCGAGTGGGCCGCCGCCAACAAAATGATGATCTTCCTGGCCTTAGGCGCCAACTTGTTTTTTCCTTGGGGAATCGCAACCTCTTTGGCACTTCCCGCGCTCGTTCTGGCTCTTCTCATCTTCTTAGCCAAGATCCTAGCCTTAGCCATTTTCATCGCTCTTCTCGAATCCAGCATTTCGAAATACCGTTTCTTCCGCCTGCCAGATCTGTTATTTACCTCGTTTATTATTAGCGCCATTGCGATTGGCTTGATCATCTAA
- the hyfB gene encoding hydrogenase 4 subunit B produces MNLAESSFIIALSLFACGAIFSLLASRKDQLANFTSSAFAIFGSIFGIFSSILTIFKGGSFSFSLPSTLPALSFSVHADLLSGFFVLVISLIALFASIYGYGYVKHYYRKYNIGSLGFFYNAFIAGMLLVVTAHNALFFLIVWEIMSLASYFLVIYEKNEIKNIQAGFLYFIMTHVGTAFIILAFLLLYRSTGSFDFEVIKNNIGLVSPHTQTLAFIFALIGFGTKAGIIPLHIWLPSAHPAAPSHVSALMSGVMIKTGIFMLIRLFLDIFPGGPVWWGITILAIGSISSVLGVLYALSEHDIKKLLAYHSIENIGIILLGLGSALTFNSLGLHTFAVLSLVAALFHTLNHAIFKALLFMGAGSVIQKTGTRNIEKYGGIIKYMPLTALFFLIGSMAISALPPFNGFASEWITFQSLFAGIRLGSPVAQWAFIVSAGALALTGGLAAACFVKVFGVTFLARPRSENIKNITESSSSLTFSMGMLAALTLILGVFSGYVSTALSKVAQGVSAFHEFNSKLNYQSSTIGTSDSFASISLIRIFLILGLALIVTFVIVRMIARKQKLRKEITWDCGTDLGPRMEITATGFSRSIILIFASILRPTKEIETVYHEGNAKYFPKSHSLSLETTDVYKSYFYAPLQKMFAKASNFAKISQSGNVNAYILYIFIALIILLIAGVIK; encoded by the coding sequence ATGAACCTCGCCGAGTCTTCCTTTATTATTGCACTTTCCCTCTTCGCATGCGGAGCGATTTTCTCGTTGCTAGCCAGCCGAAAGGACCAGCTCGCAAATTTCACAAGCAGCGCCTTCGCAATTTTCGGCTCCATTTTCGGGATTTTCTCTTCGATACTTACTATCTTCAAGGGTGGCAGTTTCTCCTTCAGCTTGCCATCGACACTACCAGCCCTTTCGTTCTCTGTACACGCAGACCTTCTCTCTGGATTTTTCGTCCTTGTTATCTCGCTGATAGCTCTTTTCGCCTCAATTTATGGCTATGGCTACGTCAAACATTATTATCGCAAGTACAATATCGGAAGTCTCGGCTTCTTTTATAACGCCTTTATCGCCGGCATGCTTCTGGTTGTGACCGCGCACAATGCCCTCTTCTTCCTGATCGTCTGGGAAATCATGTCGCTCGCTTCCTACTTCCTCGTGATCTACGAGAAGAACGAGATCAAAAACATCCAGGCCGGCTTCTTGTACTTCATCATGACTCATGTCGGAACAGCCTTCATCATTCTTGCTTTCCTATTGCTCTATCGTTCCACCGGCTCCTTCGATTTCGAAGTAATTAAGAACAACATCGGGCTGGTTTCTCCGCATACCCAAACGCTAGCCTTTATCTTTGCTCTGATTGGTTTTGGCACGAAGGCTGGTATTATTCCTCTTCATATCTGGCTTCCAAGCGCACATCCAGCCGCCCCTTCACATGTCTCGGCTCTGATGTCTGGCGTTATGATCAAAACAGGGATTTTCATGCTTATCAGACTGTTCCTGGATATATTCCCAGGCGGACCAGTTTGGTGGGGCATTACTATTCTGGCGATCGGATCTATTTCCTCAGTTCTTGGCGTTCTCTACGCTCTCTCAGAACATGACATTAAGAAATTATTGGCCTATCATAGCATTGAAAATATCGGCATTATTTTGCTTGGGCTTGGCAGCGCCCTCACCTTCAATTCACTCGGTCTCCACACTTTTGCTGTTCTAAGCTTGGTTGCCGCCCTTTTTCACACCTTGAACCACGCGATTTTCAAGGCCCTTCTCTTTATGGGCGCCGGCTCAGTTATTCAAAAAACTGGCACCAGAAACATTGAGAAGTACGGTGGGATTATCAAATACATGCCGCTGACCGCCCTGTTCTTCCTAATCGGTTCTATGGCAATTTCCGCGCTGCCTCCGTTCAACGGTTTCGCCAGCGAATGGATTACTTTTCAATCTCTCTTCGCGGGAATCAGATTGGGCAGCCCGGTCGCCCAATGGGCTTTTATCGTCTCAGCTGGAGCTCTCGCTTTGACTGGCGGCCTTGCCGCGGCCTGTTTTGTCAAAGTTTTCGGCGTTACTTTCCTAGCTCGTCCCAGAAGTGAGAACATCAAGAATATCACTGAATCTTCCTCATCGTTGACCTTCAGTATGGGCATGCTTGCCGCTCTGACCCTTATTTTGGGTGTATTCTCTGGCTATGTCTCTACAGCTCTATCGAAGGTAGCCCAAGGCGTCTCAGCTTTTCACGAGTTTAATTCAAAACTAAATTATCAATCTTCGACTATCGGCACCTCTGATAGCTTCGCTTCGATCTCGTTAATTAGAATATTTCTGATTCTGGGATTAGCCTTGATCGTGACTTTTGTAATCGTCCGAATGATTGCAAGAAAACAAAAATTGAGAAAAGAGATTACCTGGGATTGTGGTACTGACCTCGGCCCTCGAATGGAGATCACAGCCACCGGTTTTAGCCGCTCCATCATCCTAATTTTCGCAAGTATTCTCCGTCCAACCAAAGAAATCGAGACTGTTTATCACGAAGGGAACGCCAAATATTTTCCCAAGTCTCATAGTTTGAGCCTCGAAACCACAGACGTTTACAAATCATATTTCTACGCACCTCTACAAAAAATGTTTGCCAAGGCTTCAAACTTTGCAAAAATCAGCCAGAGCGGAAACGTCAACGCTTATATTCTTTATATCTTTATCGCCTTAATCATCCTATTGATCGCGGGAGTAATAAAATAA
- the nuoB gene encoding NADH-quinone oxidoreductase subunit NuoB, whose product MPNLFTKILKTQKTIIEPRDLLLDGEVLLIGKKIEAKVKKLFRGSLAIREVDAGSSNACEHELTALSNCFYDSERFGIHFVASPRHADMLMVTGPVSRNMEKALIKTYEATPDPKIVVAVGDDAIDGGIFKGSYAVLDGVNKVIPVNYSIPGDPPTPKAILLALLEILEKIETKTKIAKDN is encoded by the coding sequence ATGCCCAACCTCTTTACTAAAATACTTAAGACTCAGAAAACAATTATCGAGCCCAGAGATTTACTTTTGGACGGCGAAGTTTTGTTGATTGGCAAAAAGATTGAAGCCAAAGTCAAGAAATTGTTCAGAGGTTCTCTCGCCATTCGCGAAGTTGACGCCGGTTCCTCCAATGCTTGTGAACACGAGCTCACCGCCCTCTCCAACTGTTTTTATGATTCAGAAAGATTTGGCATTCACTTTGTCGCTTCCCCCAGACACGCCGATATGCTGATGGTGACTGGCCCAGTCTCAAGAAATATGGAAAAGGCGCTAATCAAGACTTACGAAGCGACTCCCGACCCCAAGATTGTCGTAGCCGTTGGCGATGACGCCATCGATGGCGGAATATTCAAAGGTTCTTACGCTGTGTTGGATGGCGTCAACAAAGTAATACCAGTCAATTATTCGATTCCTGGCGATCCACCAACACCAAAAGCAATTCTGCTAGCTCTTCTTGAGATTTTAGAAAAAATCGAGACCAAAACTAAAATAGCCAAAGACAATTAA
- a CDS encoding YifB family Mg chelatase-like AAA ATPase yields MDKVAKIYSAATVGLDSYLVEVEVDIGAGLPSFTIVGLGDKAIDESKERIRAAVKNSGMHFPQHRLTINLAPADVKKEGPNFDLPMAVGILLAGEQFDNVKDFEESLFIGELSLDGKLRHVNGVLPIVMFAKEKGYKQVFLPEINAAEASLVKNIAIRPISTLIQLVKHLRGEQIVQSYKAQKVDKVEKESQSDFCYVAGQEQVKRALEIAAAGNHNILLSGPPGSGKTLLARTMPTILPEMDEDEMLEVTKIYSVAGHLGNGDPFVSDRPFRSPHHTTSSVAMVGGGTWPRPGEISLSHRGVLFLDEFPEFPRSVLEALRQPLEDGVVTVSRATGSLTFPAEFLLVAAQNPCPCGFLSDPEKHCTCTPTQIIRYQKKVSGPILDRIDIHMEVPRLKYDKLAGSPPAGGVAEESAKVRARVQSARDRQTERFKNTKIKSNSEMSSKEIKQYCKLEESAEKLIAQAVDSMRLSARVYHRLLKLSRTIADLEGAENIKSEHIAEALQYRPKEKTY; encoded by the coding sequence ATGGACAAGGTTGCGAAAATCTATAGTGCGGCCACGGTGGGACTCGACTCGTATTTAGTTGAGGTCGAGGTTGATATTGGGGCTGGATTACCGTCTTTTACCATTGTTGGACTGGGTGACAAGGCGATAGATGAGAGCAAGGAGCGAATTCGGGCGGCGGTCAAGAATTCTGGTATGCACTTTCCGCAACATCGCTTGACGATCAATTTGGCGCCGGCCGATGTGAAGAAGGAGGGGCCAAATTTTGATTTGCCGATGGCAGTCGGAATATTACTGGCCGGAGAGCAATTTGACAACGTCAAGGACTTCGAGGAGTCGCTCTTTATCGGTGAATTATCGCTCGATGGTAAACTTCGCCATGTCAATGGGGTTTTGCCGATCGTAATGTTTGCCAAGGAGAAGGGATACAAGCAAGTATTCTTACCGGAAATCAACGCCGCTGAAGCTAGTTTGGTCAAAAATATTGCGATCAGACCAATTTCTACGTTAATTCAATTAGTTAAGCATCTGCGAGGCGAACAAATAGTTCAAAGTTATAAAGCTCAAAAAGTCGATAAAGTCGAAAAAGAGTCGCAATCGGATTTTTGCTATGTGGCTGGGCAGGAACAGGTCAAGCGTGCGCTCGAGATTGCGGCGGCGGGCAATCACAATATCTTACTCTCTGGCCCGCCAGGGTCGGGCAAGACTCTGCTGGCGCGCACGATGCCAACCATCTTGCCCGAGATGGATGAAGACGAAATGCTCGAAGTGACCAAGATCTACTCTGTGGCGGGGCACTTGGGCAACGGCGACCCCTTTGTTTCTGACCGACCGTTCCGCTCTCCACATCACACCACTTCAAGTGTGGCGATGGTCGGAGGCGGGACTTGGCCTCGTCCGGGAGAGATAAGCCTTTCCCATCGAGGTGTCCTCTTTTTGGACGAATTTCCTGAGTTCCCACGCTCGGTTTTGGAAGCCCTTCGCCAGCCACTTGAGGACGGCGTGGTCACAGTTTCGCGAGCGACCGGAAGCCTGACCTTCCCAGCTGAATTCTTGCTGGTGGCGGCGCAAAATCCTTGCCCATGCGGCTTCCTAAGCGACCCGGAGAAGCATTGCACTTGCACGCCGACGCAGATCATCAGATATCAAAAGAAGGTCTCAGGACCGATCCTAGACCGAATCGATATCCATATGGAAGTACCGAGATTGAAATACGACAAATTGGCAGGGAGTCCGCCAGCTGGCGGAGTGGCGGAGGAGTCAGCCAAGGTCAGAGCTAGGGTTCAATCTGCACGGGACAGGCAAACAGAGCGATTCAAAAATACCAAGATCAAGTCGAACTCCGAGATGAGTTCCAAGGAAATCAAGCAGTATTGCAAACTGGAAGAATCAGCCGAGAAGCTGATCGCTCAGGCGGTGGACTCAATGAGGCTATCGGCTCGCGTATATCATCGATTGCTCAAATTATCTCGCACAATTGCCGATCTCGAGGGCGCAGAGAATATTAAATCAGAACATATCGCTGAAGCATTGCAATACAGACCAAAAGAAAAAACGTACTAG
- the secG gene encoding preprotein translocase subunit SecG has protein sequence MSNTFKIIQIILAILLVILILLQQRGSGLGAAFGGGDGNVYRSRRGIEKMIFYATIVVAVLFCIVALFSVFFS, from the coding sequence ATGTCAAACACATTCAAAATTATTCAAATTATTCTGGCCATACTTTTGGTCATTTTGATCTTGCTTCAGCAGAGAGGCTCCGGCCTTGGCGCCGCTTTTGGCGGAGGAGACGGTAATGTCTACCGATCACGTCGTGGCATAGAGAAGATGATTTTCTACGCTACTATTGTTGTCGCAGTTCTATTTTGTATCGTCGCCCTCTTCTCGGTTTTCTTTTCCTAA